The Pedobacter roseus genome contains a region encoding:
- the gmd gene encoding GDP-mannose 4,6-dehydratase: MKVALITGITGQDGTYLAELLLEKGYMVHGIKRRSSLFNTDRIDHLYQDPHDDNVTFKLHYGDLTDSTNLIRLVQEIQPDEIYNLGAMSHVKVSFDSPEYVANVDGIGTLRILEAVRILGLEKKTRVYQASTSELYGGMPENKNDKGFYDENSPFYPRSPYGVAKIYGFWITKNYREAYGMFACNGILFNHESPLRGETFVTRKITRAVAKIAQGLQKKLFLGNLDAERDWGHAKDYVEAMWRILQQDVAEDFVIATGVTTRVREFVRLAFAEVGITIDFTGEGVEEKGIVSACSNPEFQVAIGTEVVGVDPTYFRPTEVDLLIGDPTKSKTKLGWQPKYDLAALVKEMVATDVDHFKKESLLKSHGYTIKNQYE, encoded by the coding sequence ATGAAGGTTGCATTAATTACAGGTATTACAGGTCAAGATGGAACTTATCTTGCAGAGTTACTTTTGGAAAAAGGGTACATGGTTCATGGTATTAAACGAAGAAGTTCTTTATTTAATACTGATCGCATTGATCATTTATATCAAGATCCACACGATGATAATGTTACATTTAAACTACATTATGGAGATTTAACCGACTCAACGAATTTAATCAGACTTGTTCAGGAAATACAGCCAGATGAAATTTATAATTTAGGTGCAATGAGTCATGTAAAAGTATCTTTTGATTCACCCGAATATGTAGCTAATGTAGACGGAATCGGAACTTTACGGATATTGGAAGCAGTGAGAATCTTAGGCTTGGAAAAAAAGACCAGAGTTTATCAGGCATCTACATCCGAATTGTATGGGGGCATGCCAGAAAATAAAAATGACAAAGGGTTTTATGATGAAAATTCACCTTTTTATCCACGTTCACCATATGGTGTGGCAAAGATTTATGGGTTTTGGATTACAAAGAACTATCGTGAAGCTTATGGTATGTTTGCTTGTAATGGAATATTATTTAATCATGAAAGCCCATTAAGAGGCGAGACTTTTGTAACCCGTAAGATCACCCGTGCGGTGGCTAAAATAGCTCAAGGTCTACAGAAGAAATTGTTTTTAGGAAATCTTGATGCCGAACGTGACTGGGGACACGCCAAGGATTATGTTGAAGCTATGTGGAGGATTTTACAGCAAGATGTTGCAGAAGATTTCGTAATTGCTACAGGAGTTACAACCAGAGTACGTGAATTTGTGCGTTTGGCTTTTGCTGAAGTTGGAATTACGATTGATTTTACTGGAGAAGGTGTCGAAGAAAAAGGTATTGTATCTGCATGCTCAAACCCTGAATTTCAAGTAGCTATTGGAACTGAAGTAGTTGGCGTAGATCCAACTTATTTCCGCCCGACGGAAGTTGATTTATTGATTGGCGATCCCACCAAATCAAAGACTAAATTAGGATGGCAGCCTAAATATGATCTAGCTGCTTTAGTAAAAGAAATGGTCGCAACTGATGTAGATCACTTCAAAAAAGAATCATTATTGAAGTCACATGGTTACACTATAAAAAACCAATACGAGTAA
- a CDS encoding GumC family protein, with translation MNNIPDKNTVKNQEEVESINLKELFGKLIEKWPWFLMSIFICLAIAFTYILYTPPTFQINAKLLVNDDEKGGNIAKQAGALMDLGGLMGSKNSVDNEVEILKTRFLMEQVVRQMQLNIIYTKKSNLVSRELYNAPFKFNILKGVDTIKTTLFEVQKISNNRIKISTPNFEKEISLGESFSINGVGVIQVEPNQIGKFDNAEYYVVVKSIDSRVAELMSQLAVNVTNKQVSIIDLGLSYSLPNKGEDILNTLINKYTEANLSDKNAIADSTYKFIKERLNKIASELGDVENKVESFKQQNQLADMSEQGRLLVKNTGEFSTELAKAETQVTVLNDLEKYLKDYEKNKRVFPSSMLPQDLVFSNLMSQYNSLLVERERQLLSVTEESPFIQNIDKQIQGLRSDILTNIQSTKNSYILTRDKLKSQLNTAEGQISGVPQIEKNYLKLARNQQIKQELYIFLMQKAEETAISKTSNISVAKTIDPPKANVKPISPKKSTIYLIGLIIGVLLPMIAIFGQDLLNTSIKTKDQIIGLTQVPVIGEISHNESSDNLIVANHGRSAISEQFRALRTNLSFYLKTKEEKIILLTSSMSGEGKSFTAINLGNILALTGKKVLLMELDLRKPGLSAKLEVANTIGFSNYTINSDVKVHNIIQPLSINKNMFIISSGPLPPNPAETLMNERVPQLIEDLKKQFDYIIMDAPPVGIITDAQLLSTYADVILYLVRQKVTQKDQLKIVEELYRSNKMKNLGIVVNDIINKDYGYGYGYGSYGQQEDDSNFFGKLLNKFKIR, from the coding sequence ATGAATAATATACCTGATAAAAATACAGTGAAAAATCAAGAGGAAGTTGAGAGTATAAACCTAAAAGAACTATTTGGCAAGCTAATTGAAAAATGGCCGTGGTTTTTAATGAGTATATTCATCTGTTTGGCTATTGCCTTTACCTATATACTATACACGCCGCCAACATTTCAGATAAATGCTAAGCTTTTGGTTAATGATGATGAGAAGGGTGGTAATATCGCTAAACAAGCTGGAGCATTGATGGATTTAGGGGGATTAATGGGAAGCAAAAATTCTGTTGACAATGAAGTTGAAATATTGAAAACCCGCTTTTTAATGGAGCAGGTTGTTAGACAAATGCAGCTTAATATCATATATACAAAGAAAAGCAATCTGGTTAGTCGTGAATTATATAATGCTCCGTTTAAATTCAATATTTTAAAAGGTGTTGATACAATCAAAACTACTTTATTTGAAGTTCAGAAAATTTCAAACAATAGAATCAAAATTAGTACACCAAATTTTGAAAAGGAAATTAGTTTAGGCGAGAGCTTCAGCATAAATGGAGTTGGTGTTATCCAAGTTGAACCAAATCAAATTGGTAAATTTGATAATGCAGAATATTATGTTGTTGTAAAATCAATTGACTCACGTGTTGCTGAACTGATGTCGCAATTAGCCGTTAATGTAACTAATAAACAAGTAAGTATTATTGATTTAGGCTTATCATATTCTTTACCCAATAAAGGTGAAGACATCTTAAATACATTGATAAATAAATATACGGAAGCCAATTTAAGTGATAAAAATGCAATTGCTGATAGCACGTATAAATTTATAAAAGAGCGTCTAAATAAAATCGCTTCGGAACTTGGTGATGTTGAGAATAAAGTTGAAAGCTTTAAACAGCAAAATCAGCTGGCTGATATGAGTGAGCAAGGCAGACTTTTAGTCAAGAATACAGGTGAATTTTCTACAGAGCTGGCTAAAGCCGAGACACAAGTAACAGTACTTAACGATTTAGAGAAGTACTTAAAAGATTATGAGAAAAATAAACGGGTTTTTCCATCTTCAATGCTGCCCCAAGATCTCGTCTTCTCAAATTTAATGAGCCAATACAATAGTTTATTAGTAGAAAGGGAAAGGCAGTTATTAAGTGTTACTGAAGAAAGCCCTTTTATACAAAATATTGATAAGCAAATCCAAGGACTTAGAAGTGATATTCTGACTAACATACAGAGTACAAAAAATTCATACATTCTTACTAGAGATAAACTCAAAAGTCAATTGAATACTGCTGAAGGTCAAATTTCTGGTGTTCCACAAATTGAAAAAAATTACTTAAAATTAGCTCGTAATCAACAAATCAAGCAGGAACTCTATATATTTTTAATGCAAAAGGCTGAGGAAACAGCTATATCAAAAACTTCAAATATATCTGTTGCAAAGACTATCGATCCGCCTAAGGCAAATGTAAAACCAATAAGTCCAAAGAAAAGTACCATCTACCTAATAGGACTAATTATAGGCGTGTTGCTGCCTATGATTGCAATTTTTGGCCAAGATCTGTTAAATACTTCTATAAAGACCAAAGATCAAATTATTGGATTGACGCAAGTACCTGTCATTGGGGAAATTAGTCATAACGAAAGTTCAGATAATTTAATTGTAGCCAATCATGGAAGGTCTGCAATATCAGAACAGTTTAGGGCATTACGAACAAACCTTTCTTTTTACTTAAAGACAAAAGAAGAAAAAATTATTCTTTTAACTTCAAGCATGAGTGGAGAAGGGAAGTCATTTACAGCAATTAACCTCGGTAATATTTTAGCCTTAACAGGCAAGAAAGTTTTGCTGATGGAACTAGATTTAAGGAAGCCAGGGTTATCAGCGAAGCTAGAGGTGGCTAATACTATAGGCTTTAGTAATTATACAATTAATTCAGATGTAAAAGTTCATAATATCATACAGCCTTTAAGCATTAATAAAAACATGTTTATCATATCGTCTGGACCTTTACCTCCTAATCCTGCAGAAACATTAATGAATGAAAGAGTTCCGCAGTTAATCGAAGATTTAAAAAAGCAGTTTGACTACATTATAATGGATGCGCCTCCTGTTGGTATTATTACTGATGCGCAATTATTGTCTACTTATGCTGATGTAATATTGTATTTGGTTAGACAAAAAGTTACACAGAAGGATCAACTGAAAATAGTTGAGGAGCTATATAGAAGCAATAAAATGAAAAATTTAGGAATAGTGGTTAATGACATCATCAATAAAGATTATGGCTATGGATATGGTTATGGAAGCTATGGTCAGCAAGAAGACGATTCTAACTTTTTCGGTAAATTATTAAATAAATTTAAAATTCGCTAA
- a CDS encoding polysaccharide biosynthesis/export family protein has translation MASLFLVIIFTSSCISNKKIAYFQDIQTVNQAQLDNAIKFTEPIIQSDDILSINVFTLNPQSGAIINQAASTPSLGGNTNNSLSTQNTGFLVDKNGEIELSLIGKVKVAGLTTYQARELIRDKASLFYKEPNVQLRFSNFKVSVLGEVSSPSAYTLPNEKVSILDALSLAGDLTIYGKRENVLIVRDNNGKKEFARLNLNSSEIFNSPFYYLRQNDVIYVEPNKRKVSASNSAQIQTIGVIASVVSVIVLAISSFR, from the coding sequence ATGGCAAGTTTATTCCTTGTTATAATTTTTACATCGTCTTGTATTAGTAATAAAAAAATTGCTTATTTCCAAGATATTCAAACTGTAAATCAAGCGCAGCTTGATAATGCAATTAAGTTTACTGAACCTATAATTCAATCTGATGATATATTAAGTATTAATGTATTTACCTTAAATCCTCAAAGCGGAGCAATTATAAATCAAGCGGCTTCGACACCTTCCTTAGGAGGCAATACTAATAATAGCTTGAGTACGCAGAACACAGGTTTCTTAGTTGATAAGAACGGAGAAATTGAACTTTCTTTAATTGGAAAAGTTAAAGTTGCTGGCCTTACAACTTATCAGGCTAGGGAACTCATCAGAGATAAGGCTAGTCTGTTCTACAAAGAGCCTAATGTTCAACTTCGTTTTTCAAATTTCAAAGTAAGTGTTCTTGGAGAGGTAAGTTCGCCTTCAGCGTATACTTTGCCAAATGAAAAGGTAAGTATTTTAGATGCTTTGAGTTTAGCCGGCGATTTAACTATCTACGGCAAGCGTGAAAATGTACTGATTGTTAGGGATAATAATGGTAAGAAAGAATTTGCACGATTAAATCTTAATTCTAGTGAAATCTTTAATAGTCCTTTTTATTATCTGAGACAGAATGACGTAATTTACGTGGAACCCAATAAACGTAAAGTGTCAGCCTCTAATTCTGCTCAAATCCAAACTATAGGTGTAATAGCTTCGGTTGTTTCTGTAATTGTTTTAGCAATTTCAAGCTTCAGATAA
- a CDS encoding tyrosine-protein phosphatase → MLSFFSKKNKVTDISWLGIDMHSHILPGIDDGSPDVATSLRFVKSLQELGFEQLICTPHIYKELYPNTFETISSAKALLQSALDIANVSLKLNAGAEYMIDQDFNLNEQLCSLDSKHLLIEMSYLNESPGISKTIFDVEIKGYKPILAHPERYIFYFKDKNKLKRFKEKGCLLQLNLLSIIGYYGKDVKQLAEVLLKEKMYDLAGTDLHHDKHLSTLTDAVQSGKLYDLLGNYPFKNQEIFGSVYA, encoded by the coding sequence ATGTTAAGTTTTTTTAGTAAAAAAAATAAGGTCACTGATATCTCTTGGTTAGGTATTGATATGCACTCTCATATTTTACCAGGCATTGATGACGGATCGCCTGATGTGGCAACTTCATTACGCTTTGTAAAATCACTTCAGGAGCTGGGTTTCGAACAATTAATTTGTACTCCACATATTTACAAAGAACTTTATCCTAATACATTTGAAACCATTTCTTCTGCAAAAGCGTTATTACAAAGTGCTTTAGATATTGCCAATGTATCTTTGAAATTGAATGCTGGAGCAGAATATATGATTGACCAGGACTTTAATTTAAATGAACAGTTATGTTCTCTGGATTCAAAACACCTGCTTATAGAAATGTCTTATTTGAATGAAAGTCCAGGGATTAGTAAAACCATTTTTGATGTTGAAATCAAAGGATATAAACCTATATTAGCTCATCCCGAACGATATATCTTTTACTTTAAAGATAAAAATAAATTAAAGCGATTTAAAGAAAAGGGCTGTTTACTACAATTAAATCTGCTTTCTATCATAGGGTATTATGGTAAAGATGTTAAGCAACTGGCAGAGGTTTTGCTAAAAGAAAAAATGTACGATCTTGCCGGGACTGATCTGCATCACGATAAACATTTAAGTACATTAACCGATGCTGTACAATCTGGTAAGTTGTATGATCTTTTGGGAAACTATCCTTTTAAAAATCAGGAAATTTTCGGCTCAGTTTATGCTTAA
- a CDS encoding nucleotide sugar dehydrogenase, with product MNTKKQIAVIGLGYVGLPLAIEFAKKYKVIGFDTNESRVEELKRIEDRTHEANLEDLEIVCNSEGNDAGLTLSSSLPDLAACNVYIVTVPTPIDHLKRPDLEPLLAASKMLGILLKADDIVIYESTVYPGCTEEDCVPVLEKISGLKYNVDFFCGYSPERINPGDKINTLTKIKKVTSGSTPTISKEIDQLYASIITAGTHLAPSIKVAEASKAIENAQRDVNISFVNELALIFDRMNIDTADVLAAAATKWNFLNYKPGLVGGHCIGVDPYYLVHKAEALGYKPEVILSGRRVNDNMGMFVANKVIKMLVAKDKMINGAKALILGFAFKENCPDTRNTRVIDIYKELKSFSMEVDVYDPWANSAEVKAEYNIDMIQDTQFKHYDLIILAVAHRQFLDVDYVNFKEKGAIIFDTKSFINRNLADARL from the coding sequence ATGAATACAAAAAAGCAAATTGCCGTTATAGGTTTGGGTTATGTCGGATTACCACTTGCAATAGAATTTGCTAAAAAGTATAAAGTCATTGGTTTTGATACAAACGAAAGCCGTGTTGAAGAGCTAAAGCGAATAGAAGATCGTACTCATGAAGCTAATCTGGAAGATTTGGAAATTGTATGTAATTCGGAAGGTAATGATGCTGGATTAACTTTAAGTTCGAGTTTACCCGATCTAGCGGCTTGCAATGTATATATTGTTACTGTTCCAACACCTATTGATCATCTCAAAAGACCGGATTTGGAGCCATTGCTGGCAGCAAGTAAAATGTTGGGTATTCTGCTCAAAGCAGATGATATTGTGATTTATGAATCCACCGTTTACCCTGGCTGTACCGAAGAAGATTGTGTACCTGTTTTAGAGAAAATCTCTGGACTAAAATATAACGTCGATTTTTTCTGTGGTTATTCACCAGAACGGATTAACCCGGGAGATAAAATAAATACACTTACAAAAATTAAAAAAGTAACCTCAGGCTCTACCCCTACTATTTCTAAAGAAATTGATCAGCTTTATGCTTCGATCATTACTGCAGGAACACATTTAGCGCCCAGTATTAAAGTGGCAGAAGCTTCAAAAGCTATCGAAAACGCCCAAAGGGATGTTAACATTTCTTTTGTGAATGAATTGGCTTTAATCTTCGATCGTATGAATATTGACACAGCTGATGTGCTTGCTGCTGCTGCAACCAAATGGAATTTTCTAAACTACAAACCAGGCTTAGTCGGCGGGCATTGCATTGGTGTGGATCCCTATTATTTGGTACATAAAGCAGAAGCTTTGGGTTACAAACCAGAAGTAATTCTCTCCGGGCGTAGGGTAAATGATAACATGGGCATGTTTGTAGCCAATAAGGTGATCAAGATGTTGGTGGCCAAAGATAAAATGATCAATGGTGCTAAAGCGCTAATTTTGGGGTTTGCTTTTAAAGAGAACTGCCCAGATACACGTAATACCAGGGTAATAGATATTTACAAGGAGTTAAAATCTTTTAGTATGGAAGTAGATGTATACGATCCATGGGCAAACTCAGCTGAAGTAAAAGCAGAATATAATATTGATATGATCCAGGATACTCAATTTAAACATTATGATCTGATAATCTTAGCGGTTGCTCACAGGCAGTTTTTGGATGTTGATTATGTGAATTTTAAAGAAAAGGGTGCAATAATATTTGATACAAAATCTTTTATAAACAGGAATTTAGCGGATGCCAGACTATAA